The Flavobacterium faecale genome has a segment encoding these proteins:
- the recN gene encoding DNA repair protein RecN — protein MITTLSIKNYALIEKLSIDFSKGFSIITGETGAGKSIILGALGLVLGKRADLSSLKNKEEKCIIEAHFEISKYNLKPFFDANDLDYEDDTIIRREILPSGKSRAFINDSPVNLQELQELSLYLIDIHSQQQTQELSDENVQFKIIDAIATNVEVIVSYQGLLKQYKAEKSKLNALVKKQAESYKEQEYNQFLLTELQEAKLKADEQETLESDFEKLNNVEIIKESLDKSIAITSADAVGVLSGLNDIKAALQKIVSFSPEYQSLQERVMSVLIEMDDITNELNDSSESLVSDPAQLELINQKLQLIYNLQKKHQVATVEELIAIMTQLDQSVVELGNLGEDIEKLTLSIENKAAELDVLAATIHSNREIAIPILSEKLISILATLGMPNVRFDIKVTPSANYFENGKDELQFLFAANKGTDFGLLKKVASGGEMSRIMLSVKAILAQYSKLPTLIFDEIDTGVSGEIAIRMGEIMKEMSKAMQIFAITHLPQIAAKGNAHFKVFKSTVGDDTQSELVLLSAEERIVEIAQMLSGAVVSDSALIHAKALLK, from the coding sequence ATGATAACCACGCTATCTATAAAAAATTACGCTTTAATTGAAAAGTTATCTATTGATTTTTCAAAAGGATTTTCAATTATCACTGGGGAAACTGGTGCAGGAAAGTCCATTATACTTGGAGCATTAGGTCTGGTTCTTGGAAAAAGAGCTGATTTGAGTTCGCTTAAAAATAAAGAAGAAAAATGTATCATCGAAGCTCATTTTGAAATTTCGAAATACAATCTAAAACCCTTTTTCGATGCTAATGATCTCGATTATGAGGACGATACCATTATAAGACGTGAAATTTTGCCATCAGGTAAATCGCGTGCTTTTATCAATGATAGTCCCGTAAACCTTCAAGAGTTGCAGGAATTAAGTTTGTATTTAATCGATATTCATTCGCAACAGCAAACTCAAGAGTTATCGGATGAGAATGTGCAGTTCAAAATTATCGATGCTATTGCTACCAATGTAGAAGTTATTGTTTCTTACCAAGGACTTTTAAAACAATATAAAGCAGAGAAATCAAAGTTGAATGCCTTGGTAAAAAAGCAAGCGGAGTCCTATAAAGAACAAGAATACAATCAATTTTTGTTGACAGAGCTGCAAGAAGCAAAGCTGAAGGCGGATGAACAAGAAACATTAGAAAGTGATTTTGAAAAGCTTAATAATGTCGAAATTATAAAGGAATCATTAGACAAATCAATTGCGATCACTAGTGCCGATGCTGTAGGTGTTTTGTCTGGATTGAATGATATAAAAGCAGCTTTGCAAAAAATCGTATCTTTTTCACCGGAGTATCAGTCCTTGCAGGAGCGCGTGATGAGTGTTTTGATCGAAATGGACGATATCACGAACGAATTGAACGATAGCAGTGAAAGTTTGGTCAGTGACCCAGCACAATTGGAACTTATCAATCAAAAGTTACAGTTAATTTATAATTTACAAAAGAAACATCAAGTAGCAACGGTAGAAGAATTGATTGCTATAATGACGCAATTGGATCAATCTGTCGTTGAACTAGGGAATTTAGGTGAAGACATTGAAAAATTGACCCTTTCGATAGAAAATAAAGCCGCAGAATTGGATGTGTTAGCAGCGACCATTCATTCGAACAGAGAAATTGCGATTCCGATCTTATCAGAGAAATTGATTTCGATTTTGGCTACTTTAGGAATGCCAAATGTTCGTTTTGATATCAAAGTAACGCCATCCGCCAATTATTTCGAAAACGGAAAAGACGAGTTACAATTCTTGTTTGCTGCCAACAAAGGAACTGATTTTGGTTTACTGAAAAAAGTAGCTTCAGGCGGGGAGATGTCAAGGATTATGTTATCTGTAAAAGCGATACTGGCTCAATACTCAAAATTACCAACGTTGATTTTTGACGAAATTGATACTGGAGTTTCAGGAGAGATTGCGATTAGAATGGGAGAGATCATGAAAGAGATGAGTAAAGCCATGCAAATTTTTGCCATTACACATTTACCTCAGATTGCTGCCAAAGGTAATGCTCACTTTAAGGTATTTAAATCTACAGTAGGAGACGATACGCAATCTGAATTGGTCTTGCTGTCAGCAGAAGAACGCATTGTCGAAATCGCTCAGATGCTATCTGGAGCTGTGGTCTCAGATTCGGCTTTAATTCATGCCAAAGCCTTGTTGAAGTAA
- a CDS encoding DUF4835 family protein yields MNKWILFFALVFFSTLHSQQLNCTVTVNTEKLAATNQMVFKTLQTSLTDFVNKTDWTGKALKQSEKINCSMYITVSANSSDDFIATIQVQSSRPIYNSSYSSPVLNFNDKDFSFRYTQFQNLIFNPNGFESNLVSVVSFYAYVILGLDADSFEPNSGTENLVIAQNIANNAQQGGYKGWSQADGFQNRYFLINDLLSPTFSVIRTTISDYHTGLDLMTKDLKGSKEKVKASLIDLNKLYAAKPNAFLTRVFFDAKSDEIVSIFSGGPSITITDLLDSLNRTSPLNSSKWSTIKY; encoded by the coding sequence ATGAATAAATGGATTCTTTTTTTCGCACTTGTCTTTTTTTCTACTCTACATTCACAACAGCTGAATTGTACTGTCACGGTTAATACCGAGAAGTTGGCAGCAACCAATCAAATGGTTTTTAAAACATTACAAACTTCATTAACTGATTTTGTAAACAAAACAGATTGGACCGGAAAAGCTTTAAAACAAAGCGAAAAGATAAATTGTTCCATGTACATCACTGTCTCGGCTAATAGTTCAGATGATTTTATTGCTACGATACAAGTACAATCTTCGAGACCTATTTATAATTCATCCTATTCATCGCCAGTTTTAAATTTTAATGATAAAGATTTTAGCTTTCGATACACACAATTTCAGAACTTGATTTTCAATCCAAATGGTTTTGAATCGAATTTGGTATCGGTGGTTTCGTTTTATGCATATGTTATTCTAGGACTAGATGCTGATTCTTTCGAACCAAATTCAGGTACTGAAAATTTAGTTATAGCACAAAATATTGCTAATAATGCGCAACAAGGTGGATATAAAGGTTGGAGTCAAGCAGATGGTTTTCAAAACCGTTATTTTTTGATTAATGATTTATTATCACCAACATTTTCAGTTATTCGAACTACAATTAGCGACTATCATACTGGTTTGGATTTGATGACAAAAGATTTAAAAGGGTCTAAAGAAAAGGTGAAAGCTTCATTAATCGATTTGAATAAGCTTTACGCTGCTAAGCCCAATGCTTTTTTGACTCGTGTGTTTTTTGATGCTAAGTCAGACGAGATCGTCTCTATATTTTCAGGAGGACCGAGTATTACCATTACCGATTTATTGGACAGTTTGAATAGAACATCGCCATTAAATTCTAGTAAATGGTCAACCATTAAATACTAA
- a CDS encoding translocation/assembly module TamB domain-containing protein — MKKAFTIFLKVIAGIVALFLLLVLLLQVSFVQNKVKDYAVSYLEGKIKTKVAIGSIEIGLPKKVILNDFYFEEQSKDTLVAGKSLKVDIDLFQLINSKVQINSIALDDAVANIKVNKVGVFNFDYIIKAFATPDQPKTEESSSTAISIKNISLDKVRFNYQDEVSKNNVSLGIQHFDTKIDQFDLDNLAFDVPEINLKGFKLNLSQDIAEAVQKVAEDVKAKADTKFLQLKLSKINLDDIVVSYQSAVAKMNANIALEHLDTQLESIDLQKQHIVVNEINLSKTTGSVALLKSLVEAKKSSSETAATETSLPWNFEIKKIGIQAVTFAFDNENEVKIVKGMDYNHLAIKDLNFVGESIVANNNAYTGTISSLQFVEKSGFSIQELRTAFAYSDKGASLQKLYLKTPQTTLEKSIIATYPSIASLSEHVENLVVDVNLINSTLGFKDVLLLVPSLISNDVFKNYPNAILAFNAVLKGRVDQMTISNFNASGLGSTKVAFKGNVVGLPNFDKSNFDINSLYLESTAKDINGFVPKNMIPNSIQLPKNFNLKGDFKGSMAVFKTNLAVKSSFGSAVMQASFDQSRKNNEKYIADVSIQNFDVGQLIKNKQLGKITANATINGVSLDPAVSKATFTTKVIAANYNQYNYQNIFLGGSISNGNFDIKAKSSDPNVSFAMDAKGSSNPKKPTVDLKLNVDILDLEKLNLHAGPLKLKGDVIARFDDLSVDNLNGTLSASNFLVALEKEQFPIDSISIKAVSSIARDSIVLKSQFADGVISGEYKLTTIGDALMNSISKYYQFDKKYVAKKEAQSLDFAFTIKDDPILKKLVPELVELSAIDLTGSYQSTNDSIVVKGVIPRINYASNEISNGLLTIDTQANTLNYNVSFGLLKNAQFEVPKTSVGGTITDNTINYQLVSQDQEDKEKYVIGGRVKDSLGAMTVSFDPKSMLLNYEEWVVAPDNFIKIAPKGIQFSDFEIKNGNQAISIQSENNKVTGPVVAKFENFKIETLTNIAKTDFDLGGTINGETVIKNLTTNPLFVADLKIENLKIKEDSVGDLQLKVANKNADVYTANVGLSGLGNQMNIDGSYTISSSNLDFDVLIDKLQIKSLQAFATDYLKDSEGFIDGKMKVKGQASSPVVEGALKFNSVNFVVVPLNSKYQLNNDQIVFRDKKIVFDDFKLQDENKNPLKVTGFIDTNDYTNVGFNLNIDAKNFRAVNSTSKDNKLFYGELFLDNNLGIKGTMNSPVVDGTIKVNEDTKFSIVLPQSDPSIADREGIVEFIDQDQPVLITVEDPMKDIVQTQFTGIDATVNIVVDKKAEISIVIDESNGDYLKLQGEAQLTGGIDPSGKTTLTGKYEFTGGAYEMNFNLIKRKFEIQPDSYILWTGEPTTANINITAVYKVDASPLDLVDDQLTGITDETRNTYKQKIPFETNLIMKGELLQPEISFDIVLPDGNNDVSAEIINTTQAKLTQLKTDDDAMNKQVFALLLLNRFIGENPFSSEAGGTSGAYLAKQSVSKILSQQLNNLAGDLIKGIQIDFDLQATEDYSTGEKKERTDLNVGLSKQLFNDRLKVTLGSSFGVEGAQNANEQATNIAGDVTADYLLTTDGRYKVRAYRKNNYQVALQGQVVETGVAFIITMNYNKFKELFQTKQRTDKNKENRKPKKDENK, encoded by the coding sequence TTGAAAAAAGCCTTTACAATTTTTTTAAAAGTGATTGCTGGCATAGTTGCCCTATTTTTGCTTCTTGTGCTATTATTACAAGTGTCTTTTGTCCAAAACAAAGTCAAAGATTATGCGGTGTCTTATCTTGAAGGAAAGATCAAAACCAAAGTAGCAATTGGGTCAATTGAGATTGGGTTGCCTAAAAAAGTTATTTTGAATGATTTTTATTTTGAGGAGCAGTCAAAAGATACTTTGGTTGCTGGAAAATCTTTAAAAGTTGATATTGATTTATTTCAATTGATAAATAGCAAAGTTCAAATCAATTCTATTGCGCTGGATGATGCTGTTGCGAATATAAAAGTGAACAAAGTGGGCGTTTTTAATTTTGACTATATTATAAAAGCTTTCGCAACTCCTGATCAGCCAAAAACTGAAGAAAGTTCCTCAACTGCCATTTCGATAAAAAATATTAGCTTAGATAAAGTACGTTTTAACTATCAAGATGAAGTATCGAAAAACAATGTTTCGTTAGGAATTCAACATTTCGATACAAAAATTGATCAGTTTGATTTGGATAATCTTGCGTTTGATGTTCCCGAAATTAACTTGAAAGGTTTTAAATTGAATCTCAGTCAAGATATAGCAGAAGCTGTTCAAAAAGTAGCGGAAGATGTTAAAGCGAAAGCCGATACTAAATTTCTACAATTGAAGTTGAGCAAAATTAATTTGGACGACATAGTAGTTTCTTACCAAAGTGCAGTAGCAAAAATGAATGCCAATATTGCACTTGAACATTTGGATACGCAGCTAGAATCTATTGATTTGCAGAAACAACATATTGTAGTCAACGAAATTAATTTATCTAAAACTACGGGAAGTGTTGCATTACTTAAATCATTAGTCGAAGCTAAAAAATCTTCCTCTGAAACTGCTGCAACGGAAACATCTTTACCTTGGAATTTCGAAATAAAAAAAATCGGAATTCAAGCAGTTACTTTTGCTTTCGATAATGAAAATGAAGTTAAAATAGTTAAGGGTATGGATTATAATCACCTTGCTATTAAGGACTTGAATTTTGTAGGGGAATCAATCGTAGCAAATAACAATGCTTATACAGGAACTATTTCATCTTTACAATTTGTTGAAAAAAGCGGCTTTTCTATACAAGAATTGCGAACTGCTTTTGCGTATTCAGACAAAGGCGCGTCTCTGCAAAAATTGTATTTGAAAACACCACAAACCACGCTAGAAAAATCAATTATTGCCACTTATCCATCTATTGCATCTCTGAGTGAACATGTAGAAAATCTAGTGGTTGATGTCAATTTAATCAATAGTACTTTAGGATTTAAAGACGTATTGCTACTAGTGCCAAGTTTAATTTCGAATGATGTTTTCAAGAATTATCCCAATGCAATTTTGGCATTTAATGCCGTTTTAAAAGGACGAGTAGATCAAATGACGATTTCGAATTTTAATGCTAGCGGATTAGGAAGCACCAAAGTCGCTTTTAAGGGAAATGTGGTGGGATTGCCAAATTTTGATAAAAGTAATTTTGATATAAATTCGCTCTACCTAGAGAGTACTGCAAAAGATATAAATGGTTTTGTGCCTAAAAATATGATACCTAATAGTATACAGCTACCTAAAAACTTTAATCTTAAAGGAGATTTTAAAGGGAGCATGGCTGTTTTTAAAACAAATTTGGCTGTAAAAAGTAGCTTTGGTAGTGCAGTAATGCAAGCTAGTTTTGATCAAAGCCGAAAAAATAACGAAAAATATATTGCTGATGTTAGCATTCAAAATTTTGATGTGGGTCAGTTGATAAAAAACAAGCAATTGGGCAAAATTACAGCAAATGCTACCATTAATGGAGTGAGCTTAGATCCTGCTGTGTCGAAGGCTACTTTTACGACCAAGGTGATTGCTGCCAATTACAACCAATACAATTATCAAAACATATTTTTGGGTGGTTCTATTAGCAATGGTAATTTTGATATAAAAGCCAAATCATCTGATCCAAATGTAAGTTTTGCTATGGATGCTAAAGGTTCATCAAATCCAAAAAAGCCAACTGTAGATTTGAAGCTTAATGTTGATATATTGGATCTTGAAAAATTGAATCTTCACGCTGGGCCTTTGAAATTAAAAGGAGATGTAATTGCTAGATTTGATGATTTAAGTGTTGATAATTTAAACGGAACTTTATCTGCAAGCAACTTTTTGGTCGCTCTTGAAAAAGAACAGTTTCCTATAGATTCTATTTCGATAAAAGCAGTTAGCTCAATTGCTAGAGATTCGATTGTTTTAAAATCACAGTTTGCTGATGGTGTGATAAGTGGTGAATATAAATTAACTACAATTGGAGATGCATTAATGAATTCTATTTCGAAATACTACCAATTTGACAAGAAATATGTGGCCAAGAAAGAGGCACAATCATTAGATTTTGCGTTTACCATCAAAGACGATCCTATCTTGAAAAAATTGGTTCCAGAATTGGTTGAATTATCTGCTATTGATTTGACAGGATCCTACCAATCAACAAACGATAGTATTGTTGTAAAAGGTGTTATTCCCAGAATTAATTATGCGTCTAACGAAATTTCGAATGGTTTACTAACTATAGATACTCAAGCAAATACGCTCAATTACAATGTATCTTTTGGTTTGTTGAAAAATGCTCAGTTTGAAGTTCCTAAAACGTCAGTTGGAGGTACAATAACTGATAATACGATTAATTACCAATTGGTGAGTCAGGACCAAGAAGATAAGGAGAAATATGTGATTGGTGGTCGTGTTAAAGATAGCTTGGGAGCAATGACCGTTTCTTTTGATCCCAAAAGTATGCTTTTGAATTATGAAGAATGGGTAGTTGCTCCTGATAACTTTATAAAAATTGCTCCAAAGGGAATTCAGTTTTCAGATTTCGAAATTAAAAATGGTAATCAGGCGATTTCTATTCAATCAGAAAACAATAAAGTTACCGGACCTGTTGTGGCAAAATTTGAAAATTTCAAAATTGAAACCTTAACGAATATTGCTAAAACCGATTTTGATTTAGGCGGAACTATTAATGGAGAAACTGTAATTAAAAATTTGACTACTAATCCATTATTTGTAGCTGATTTAAAAATTGAAAATCTTAAAATCAAGGAAGATTCGGTTGGCGATTTGCAGTTGAAGGTCGCTAATAAAAATGCAGATGTTTACACAGCAAACGTTGGTTTATCCGGATTAGGAAACCAAATGAACATAGACGGCTCGTACACGATAAGCTCAAGTAATTTGGATTTTGATGTGCTCATTGATAAATTACAAATAAAGTCACTACAAGCTTTTGCAACCGACTATTTAAAAGATAGTGAAGGTTTTATTGATGGAAAAATGAAGGTCAAAGGGCAAGCATCAAGCCCTGTTGTGGAGGGTGCTTTGAAATTCAATTCAGTTAATTTTGTTGTGGTGCCTTTAAATTCGAAATACCAATTGAATAACGACCAGATTGTATTTCGAGATAAAAAAATCGTTTTTGATGATTTTAAATTACAAGATGAAAACAAAAATCCGTTGAAGGTAACTGGCTTTATTGATACTAATGATTACACCAATGTAGGTTTTAATTTGAATATAGATGCTAAGAATTTTAGAGCGGTTAATTCAACTTCCAAAGACAATAAATTATTTTATGGTGAATTGTTCTTGGATAATAACTTGGGTATAAAAGGAACAATGAACAGTCCAGTTGTTGATGGTACCATCAAGGTTAATGAAGATACAAAATTCAGTATAGTATTACCACAGTCAGATCCTTCCATTGCTGATCGTGAGGGGATTGTAGAGTTTATCGATCAGGATCAGCCCGTTTTGATTACTGTTGAAGACCCAATGAAAGATATTGTACAAACGCAGTTTACAGGAATTGATGCAACAGTGAATATTGTTGTGGATAAAAAAGCAGAAATTTCGATTGTGATTGATGAATCTAATGGTGATTATTTAAAACTGCAAGGAGAAGCGCAATTGACAGGAGGAATTGACCCATCAGGTAAAACTACATTGACTGGGAAATATGAATTTACTGGTGGGGCCTATGAAATGAATTTTAATTTAATAAAAAGAAAATTCGAAATTCAGCCTGATAGTTATATTCTTTGGACTGGAGAACCAACAACGGCCAATATCAATATTACAGCTGTTTACAAAGTAGATGCATCGCCACTTGATTTGGTTGATGATCAATTAACCGGAATAACTGATGAAACAAGAAATACCTACAAACAAAAAATTCCGTTTGAAACCAATTTGATCATGAAAGGGGAGTTGTTGCAGCCCGAAATTTCGTTTGATATTGTTTTGCCGGATGGTAATAATGATGTTTCTGCCGAAATTATCAATACAACCCAAGCCAAGTTGACACAGTTAAAAACTGATGATGATGCGATGAACAAGCAAGTTTTTGCGTTGTTGCTACTGAACCGTTTTATTGGTGAAAATCCGTTTTCAAGTGAAGCAGGAGGGACGAGTGGTGCTTATTTGGCCAAACAAAGTGTAAGTAAAATTCTGTCTCAGCAATTGAATAATTTAGCCGGTGATTTGATCAAAGGAATCCAAATTGATTTTGATTTACAAGCGACAGAAGATTATTCAACAGGAGAGAAAAAAGAACGTACGGATTTGAATGTAGGACTTTCAAAGCAACTTTTTAACGATCGATTAAAGGTGACATTAGGAAGTAGTTTTGGTGTTGAAGGAGCACAAAATGCCAATGAGCAAGCGACTAATATTGCAGGTGATGTAACTGCAGATTACCTACTGACGACAGATGGGCGCTACAAAGTGCGTGCCTATAGAAAAAACAATTATCAAGTAGCTTTACAAGGCCAAGTTGTTGAAACGGGAGTAGCTTTTATCATCACGATGAACTACAATAAATTCAAAGAGTTGTTTCAAACTAAACAGCGAACAGACAAAAATAAAGAAAACAGAAAGCCTAAGAAGGATGAAAATAAGTAA
- a CDS encoding BamA/TamA family outer membrane protein, whose amino-acid sequence MKISKYISLIYIGSLLVNCSGTSKIPEGDFLYTGHKILIEKGTTAKSKVKKIESELNDLIRPIPNKSFLGFRPGIFFYNLAGEVKKDKGFKYWLKYKVGEAPVLMSAVNLDYNKDVVQNYIENRGFFNAATKADSISKGKKATATYEIKLQNQYKIKSIEYPKDSTVLSKEITLARKNSVLKIGKPYNLDVIKTERSRIDAKLKERGFYYFNEDYLLVQVDSTVAKHEVALILKIKKEIPAKAAIQYKINDVYVYPSFNLKRDTVANRKQDSIKLENFTVIDNNTVFKPIIFDKSLLFKKGELYNRTTHNLSLNRLITLGTFKFVNNEFKVNDRFKDQLDAYYYLTPLPKKSIQVEALAKTNTANYSGTELNINWSNRNTFKGAELLSISAFSGLEVQVSGQNNGFNVYRFGGEANLVWPRFISPVRMNSGSAYVPNTKATIGYEYQLRTKLYSLKTFNSSFGYSWKENERKEHNLNVVNIAYTSSNNVSDLYLSQIAASPSLQSIIDKQLIFGTNYSYTYTNTMLKNKKNNIYFKGSLDFSGNALSLLLGANDSSDPKTVFGVPFSQYTKAEFEFRHYYNFNSETKIASRIIVGAGLPYGNSNNLPFIKQFFIGGTSSIRAFRARSIGPGSFNGNAVTNSFLPDQSGDLKLEFSTELRTQIYSFVKGAVFVDAGNIWLRNKSVEKPGAEISSQFLNQLAVGTGVGLRFDFSFLVLRTDLAFPLRTPYETNGKNWVVDKIDFTDRSWRKENLIFNLAIGYPF is encoded by the coding sequence ATGAAAATAAGTAAATACATATCGTTAATTTATATAGGATCGCTGCTAGTAAATTGTAGCGGAACAAGTAAAATTCCAGAAGGGGATTTCTTGTACACAGGTCACAAGATTTTAATCGAAAAAGGTACTACTGCAAAGAGTAAAGTCAAAAAGATAGAATCAGAATTGAATGATTTGATTAGACCTATCCCCAATAAATCTTTTTTGGGTTTTAGACCTGGAATCTTTTTCTATAATTTGGCAGGAGAGGTAAAAAAGGACAAAGGATTCAAATATTGGCTAAAATATAAAGTAGGAGAAGCACCGGTTTTGATGAGTGCTGTAAATTTGGATTATAACAAAGATGTGGTTCAGAATTACATTGAAAACCGTGGTTTTTTTAATGCAGCAACAAAAGCAGATTCTATTTCGAAAGGGAAAAAAGCAACCGCAACCTATGAGATTAAATTGCAGAACCAGTATAAAATCAAGTCAATAGAATACCCGAAGGACAGTACCGTCTTGAGCAAAGAAATTACTTTGGCTAGAAAAAATTCTGTTTTAAAGATTGGAAAGCCTTACAATCTTGATGTCATTAAAACAGAGCGTAGTCGTATCGATGCCAAACTAAAAGAACGAGGCTTTTATTATTTTAACGAAGACTATTTATTGGTTCAAGTAGATAGTACGGTAGCTAAACATGAGGTAGCTTTAATTTTAAAAATTAAAAAAGAAATCCCTGCTAAAGCGGCTATACAATACAAGATTAACGATGTTTATGTTTACCCAAGTTTTAATTTAAAGAGAGATACAGTTGCTAATCGAAAGCAAGACTCAATAAAACTGGAAAATTTTACGGTAATAGATAATAATACTGTCTTTAAACCTATCATTTTCGACAAAAGCTTATTGTTCAAAAAGGGCGAATTATACAATAGAACTACACACAATTTGTCACTAAATAGATTGATCACTTTAGGAACTTTTAAATTTGTAAATAATGAATTCAAAGTAAATGATCGTTTCAAGGATCAATTGGATGCCTACTATTATTTGACTCCTTTGCCCAAAAAATCCATACAAGTAGAGGCACTCGCAAAAACGAATACTGCCAACTATTCGGGTACAGAATTGAATATTAACTGGAGTAATCGCAATACTTTTAAAGGAGCTGAGCTGCTTAGTATTTCAGCTTTTTCGGGGCTTGAAGTGCAGGTTTCAGGTCAAAACAACGGATTCAATGTGTACCGATTTGGAGGAGAAGCCAATTTGGTGTGGCCGCGTTTTATCTCGCCTGTTCGCATGAACTCAGGTAGCGCCTATGTACCAAACACCAAAGCCACAATTGGTTATGAGTACCAATTGCGAACAAAATTATATTCGTTAAAAACTTTCAATAGTTCTTTTGGTTATTCTTGGAAAGAAAACGAACGTAAAGAACACAATCTAAATGTGGTTAATATTGCCTATACATCGTCAAATAATGTATCCGATTTGTATTTATCGCAGATCGCGGCAAGTCCGTCGTTGCAGAGTATTATTGACAAGCAACTTATTTTTGGTACCAATTATTCGTATACCTATACAAATACGATGCTCAAAAACAAAAAGAATAATATTTACTTCAAAGGAAGTCTAGATTTTTCGGGTAATGCTTTATCACTATTATTAGGAGCGAATGACAGCAGCGATCCAAAGACGGTTTTTGGAGTACCCTTTAGTCAATACACAAAAGCAGAATTTGAATTCCGTCACTACTATAATTTTAATAGCGAAACAAAAATAGCAAGCAGAATTATCGTTGGAGCAGGATTACCATATGGAAATTCGAATAATTTACCTTTTATAAAACAATTTTTCATTGGTGGTACGAGTAGTATTCGAGCTTTTAGAGCGAGATCAATTGGACCCGGAAGTTTTAATGGTAATGCAGTTACCAACAGTTTTTTGCCAGACCAATCGGGAGATTTAAAATTAGAATTCAGTACCGAACTCAGAACCCAAATTTACAGTTTTGTAAAAGGTGCCGTATTTGTAGATGCTGGAAATATTTGGCTTCGAAATAAAAGCGTAGAAAAACCAGGAGCAGAAATCAGTAGTCAATTCTTAAACCAATTGGCAGTAGGAACAGGAGTTGGACTTCGTTTTGATTTTAGTTTTTTAGTCCTTAGAACTGATTTGGCTTTTCCGTTGCGTACCCCTTATGAGACCAATGGTAAAAATTGGGTCGTAGACAAAATTGATTTTACAGACAGGTCGTGGAGAAAAGAGAATTTGATCTTCAACCTTGCCATAGGATATCCTTTCTAA
- the fabV gene encoding enoyl-ACP reductase FabV produces the protein MIIEPRMRGFICLTSQPKGCEQNVKNQIEYVKSKGAIDGAKKVLVIGASTGFGLASRITSAFGSNAATIGVFFEKPPTAGKTASPGWYNSAAFEKEATKAGLYAKSVNGDAFSNEIKAQTLALIKENLGQIDLVIYSLASPVRTNPNTGVLHRSVLKPIGEKFTNKTVDFHSGKVSEVSIEPCSGDDIENTIAVMGGEDWAMWMDALKADNLLAPGATTVAYSYIGPSLTEAVYRKGTIGRAKDHLEATAFEITKSLADLDGKAYVSVNKALVTQASSAIPVIPLYISLLYKIMKAEGIHEGCIEQIQRLYADRLYSGNEVPTDEQGRIRVDDWEMREDIQAKVAALWQEAVTENLEEIGDLEGYRKDFYNLFGFDVDGVDYAADTDEMVGIPSIS, from the coding sequence ATGATCATAGAACCAAGAATGAGAGGATTTATTTGCCTGACATCTCAACCAAAAGGATGCGAGCAAAACGTAAAAAATCAAATTGAATATGTAAAATCAAAGGGAGCAATTGACGGTGCCAAAAAAGTATTGGTTATTGGTGCTTCAACAGGTTTTGGATTGGCTTCACGTATTACAAGTGCTTTTGGTTCTAATGCAGCAACTATAGGTGTCTTTTTCGAAAAACCACCAACAGCTGGAAAAACAGCTTCACCAGGATGGTACAACTCAGCAGCTTTTGAAAAAGAAGCTACTAAGGCTGGATTGTATGCAAAAAGTGTGAATGGTGATGCATTTTCGAACGAGATAAAAGCACAAACTTTAGCTTTAATAAAGGAAAATTTAGGTCAAATAGATTTAGTAATATATAGTTTAGCATCGCCGGTGCGTACAAATCCTAACACAGGAGTGCTACACCGTTCGGTTTTGAAACCAATAGGAGAAAAATTCACGAATAAAACCGTAGATTTTCACTCAGGTAAAGTATCGGAAGTATCTATTGAGCCATGTAGTGGTGATGACATCGAAAATACAATTGCCGTAATGGGTGGTGAAGACTGGGCAATGTGGATGGATGCTTTAAAAGCAGACAACTTATTAGCTCCTGGAGCTACAACAGTAGCTTATTCCTATATCGGGCCATCATTAACAGAGGCTGTTTACCGCAAAGGAACAATTGGTCGTGCAAAAGATCATTTGGAAGCAACTGCTTTTGAGATCACAAAAAGCTTAGCTGATTTAGATGGTAAAGCATATGTTTCTGTGAACAAAGCCTTGGTAACACAAGCAAGCTCAGCGATTCCTGTGATTCCGTTATATATTTCATTATTATACAAAATCATGAAAGCAGAAGGAATTCATGAAGGATGTATTGAGCAAATTCAACGTTTGTATGCAGATCGTTTGTACAGTGGGAATGAAGTACCTACAGATGAGCAAGGACGTATACGTGTAGACGACTGGGAAATGCGTGAAGACATACAAGCCAAAGTTGCTGCATTATGGCAAGAAGCTGTTACTGAAAACCTTGAAGAAATTGGTGATTTGGAAGGATACCGTAAAGATTTTTATAATCTTTTTGGATTTGATGTTGATGGTGTTGATTATGCCGCAGACACAGACGAAATGGTAGGTATTCCAAGCATTAGCTAA